A single region of the Lates calcarifer isolate ASB-BC8 linkage group LG3, TLL_Latcal_v3, whole genome shotgun sequence genome encodes:
- the LOC108898200 gene encoding relaxin-3 receptor 1: MSNIDFKRLEFFSSILRGCSVGQSCNNSHLIFYNRSVDNWLEIADDGSPWLRILISVVYFVVATAGVLGNLLVMFLLYSTHTITTGTINFFVFNLALAHLLFSLALPFWAVDIAMDYSWPFGLATCKAVSLLTGLNVFASCFFLTAMSLTRYCYVATALKSRASLCSRSCTSPVVTAFIWAGALIAATPRGVFADLRLVGSSNDTACLLRFPDGTAWLGINQLLRVVLGFLLPYAIIILSYMLLLRFLCRHKLKGTNSRRKADISKSVAVVVLSFCACWFPYNVLTLWGALIQLDIVDISPSFYSAQTYFFPLANCLAFTSSCFNPVIYCLVRKEYRVALHNVLFKLSLAIMSKMPYGINSEEGSAQAGQLAIPLNNMYSQTTQSDTRGYAPLSALPTVVSTL, translated from the coding sequence ATGTCTAACATTGACTTCAAGAGACTTGAGTTCTTCAGCAGCATCCTCAGAGGTTGCAGTGTAGGTCAATCCTGTAATAACTCCCATCTCATTTTCTACAACAGGAGTGTTGATAATTGGCTGGAGATTGCTGATGATGGGTCTCCCTGGTTACGAATACTCATCTCTGTGGTGTACTTTGTTGTGGCTACAGCAGGAGTGTTGGGGAACTTGTTAGTGATGTTCCTGCTTTATTCTACTCACACCATCACCACAGGCACCATCAATTTCTTTGTGTTCAACCTAGCTTTGGCCCACCTGCTGTTCTCCCTGGCCTTGCCCTTTTGGGCCGTGGACATTGCAATGGACTACAGCTGGCCTTTTGGCTTGGCCACATGCAAGGCCGTATCTTTACTCACTGGGCTGAACGTCTTTGCTAGCTGCTTCTTCCTGACAGCTATGAGTTTGACCCGGTACTGTTATGTGGCAACTGCTCTCAAATCCAGGGCCTCCCTGTGCAGCAGATCTTGCACTTCTCCGGTGGTCACAGCTTTTATCTGGGCCGGAGCACTCATAGCGGCGACACCCCGAGGTGTGTTTGCAGACCTGAGACTAGTGGGCAGTAGCAACGACACAGCATGTCTGCTCCGTTTCCCAGATGGTACAGCCTGGCTCGGAATAAACCAGCTCCTGCGAGTAGTGCTGGGATTTCTGCTGCCCTACGCCATCATCATCCTGTCCTACATGCTTCTGCTGCGCTTCCTCTGTCGCCATAAACTGAAAGGCACCAACTCTCGCCGAAAGGCTGATATTTCAAAGTCTGTGGCAGTGGTGGTACTCTCATTCTGCGCCTGCTGGTTCCCATATAATGTCCTCACACTTTGGGGTGCCCTGATCCAGCTTGACATAGTTGATATCAGCCCCTCATTCTACTCTGCTCAAACATACTTTTTCCCTCTGGCTAACTGCTTGGCTTTCACCAGCAGCTGCTTCAACCCTGTCATCTACTGCCTGGTTAGAAAAGAATACCGTGTGGCTCTCCATAACGTGCTCTTCAAATTGAGCCTAGCTATTATGTCCAAGATGCCTTATGGCATTAACTCTGAGGAGGGATCAGCACAAGCTGGGCAACTGGCCATTCCACTCAACAACATGTACAGCCAGACAACCCAATCTGACACAAGGGGTTATGCACCACTGTCAGCACTTCCAACAGTAGTGTCCACTCTGTAA